Part of the Maridesulfovibrio sp. genome, GATCAAAGAATACAACCCTCATGTCCGCATTCAGTTCCCGCAAAAATCCATTTTCAATAAACTGGAAACCTTTGACCAGCCAAGGGAAGTAAAGCGGTTCTGCGGTAATTCTCACTGCATGGCCCTGCTGCGCGATATGACTGTGCACCGCTGCGGTGCCGGAGGCTACCAACGCTTCGCCCCTGAAGGAATGCTCAGCGAAGGATTCAGGAATTGTCCGCACATGTCCTATGACCTGAAAAATTTCGATTACCATGACTTTGTGCTCTGGCGTTCCCGCTTTCCTCTCGAAGCCTGCTCTTACTGCAATTTCTCTGACCGTACTCCCTCAGTAGGCTGGAAAGTGGAAAAAGGACACAAGCCATTTAATACGGATTATGAACTGGCCTATCACTACAATCTGGCCAAGAACATGGTCATTCAGGAGAACCTTGATGATGCCCATAGCAGGGCTGAACTCATCCGCAGCAATTACGGAGACCTGCCGCAAGTGGATGTCATCATTGGCCTCATTGCCTCACAGCACGGGGATATGCCCGGCAGCCTGAAAGCATTTTCTGCCGCCTTGCATAAAGATTCAAATAATCCTGATGCCAAGTACTTTCTCGACCTGATAAGCTAACGGAACAAATTGTACCACTTAATTTCCGATAACCAGAAAAAGTTTTATCTTTAGAAAAAATTGATATAATCTGTGCATATTTATTAATGCGTCACAGGAAGACCTGATAGCTCTCACCACTCGCTGAAACTTCGGCCTAGTGCAGGGGCTATTACTTCATTAACATACCGACCAACATATCCGATTTTCCTTGATATGTCGGTCTATCTCACCTATCAAATTTACATGAACTGGGACTGGGACAAATTATCCGAACAACGGCAGAGGAACAAAGGCGGAGGAGGAGCACCGAAACCGCCGAATGTGGACGATATCAACTCCACAATCAGGAAACTCCGCGGAACCGGCTTGCCGGGCGGCAAATTTATAATCATCGGTATCATCCTGCTCTGGTTTCTTTCCGGGGTATACATTGTAGAACCGGATGAAGTCGGTGTGGTAACCAGATTCGG contains:
- a CDS encoding radical SAM protein codes for the protein MFDIPYVEIHTVDHCNNNCRWCHNYSPFCPEKEYEASDYFPGLEILTGDRFHLGAISLMGGEPFLHSDITRFAFQIYERYKRPMVITSNGFWLSEDAVRAYKDLWQLMSLVKISRYPTIEKRLGGYDEAYRIAMLIKEYNPHVRIQFPQKSIFNKLETFDQPREVKRFCGNSHCMALLRDMTVHRCGAGGYQRFAPEGMLSEGFRNCPHMSYDLKNFDYHDFVLWRSRFPLEACSYCNFSDRTPSVGWKVEKGHKPFNTDYELAYHYNLAKNMVIQENLDDAHSRAELIRSNYGDLPQVDVIIGLIASQHGDMPGSLKAFSAALHKDSNNPDAKYFLDLIS